From Weissella confusa, a single genomic window includes:
- a CDS encoding YqeG family HAD IIIA-type phosphatase: MTESFTPTWMIDAIYRLTPEQLQAQGIKAVLTDLDNTLIAWNNPDGTTELHDWLERMNEAGIPVMIVSNNSAERIARVAEPLNLPFVSRALKPLTRGLNEAVTKLNLQKNDVVMVGDQLLTDIWSSNNHGVRSILVKPLIETDQWNTKINRFFEKGVKKRMLKAHPELQWRTTLD; encoded by the coding sequence ATGACTGAATCATTTACACCAACTTGGATGATTGATGCAATCTACCGTTTGACGCCAGAACAACTTCAGGCACAAGGTATCAAGGCAGTTTTGACTGACTTGGATAACACGTTGATTGCTTGGAATAACCCTGACGGCACGACTGAATTGCATGACTGGCTTGAGCGAATGAATGAAGCTGGCATCCCAGTAATGATTGTTTCAAATAACTCAGCTGAACGTATTGCACGTGTTGCTGAACCGTTGAATCTACCGTTTGTGTCACGTGCCCTAAAGCCGTTGACACGTGGCTTGAATGAAGCCGTAACAAAGCTTAATTTGCAAAAGAACGACGTTGTGATGGTCGGTGACCAATTGTTGACTGACATCTGGTCATCAAACAACCACGGCGTACGAAGCATCTTGGTTAAGCCTCTAATTGAGACTGACCAATGGAATACAAAGATTAACCGATTTTTTGAAAAGGGTGTTAAGAAGCGCATGCTAAAGGCACACCCAGAACTACAATGGAGGACGACACTTGATTAG
- the yqeH gene encoding ribosome biogenesis GTPase YqeH, with protein sequence MISEAEVQGYLADGLRCIGCGALIQTEHKGELGYAPMSALLKGFENEEVLCQRCFRLRHYNEIQPVDLTDDDFRLLLNEISATDSLVVYVMDVFDFSGSLIPGLHRFVGNNPVLLVGNKVDVLPKSLKRSKIKDWMRQQANIAGLRPVDVQLTSGKSGDDVPALMDMIEKYREGRSVYVVGVTNVGKSTLINQIIKDATGDNKDVITTSRFPGTTLDRIEIPLDDDTFIIDTPGIIHQDQMAHYLTPKDLKYVSPQKELKPKTYQLNPQQTLFMGALARFDFIQGEKAGITAYFENNLMIHRTKLEKADEFYSKHAGELLLPPTTENLDMLPPLQRHEFKVTEKTDIVIDGLGWITVPANTVVAGWAPEGVSVLTRRAMI encoded by the coding sequence TTGATTAGTGAAGCAGAAGTTCAAGGTTACTTGGCAGACGGATTGCGATGCATTGGATGTGGTGCGTTGATCCAAACTGAGCACAAGGGTGAATTGGGTTATGCCCCAATGTCAGCTTTGTTGAAGGGATTTGAAAACGAAGAAGTGTTGTGCCAACGCTGCTTCCGTTTGCGTCACTACAACGAAATCCAACCCGTCGATTTGACGGATGATGATTTCCGCTTGTTGTTGAACGAAATTTCAGCAACGGATTCATTGGTTGTTTACGTAATGGACGTGTTCGACTTTTCTGGATCATTGATTCCAGGATTGCACCGTTTCGTTGGTAACAACCCAGTTTTGCTAGTTGGTAACAAGGTTGACGTTTTGCCAAAGTCTTTGAAGCGTTCAAAGATTAAGGACTGGATGCGTCAACAAGCTAACATTGCTGGTTTGCGTCCTGTTGACGTTCAATTGACGTCAGGTAAGAGCGGTGATGACGTGCCAGCTTTGATGGACATGATTGAGAAGTACCGTGAAGGTCGCTCAGTTTATGTTGTTGGTGTTACCAACGTTGGTAAGTCAACGTTGATTAACCAAATCATCAAGGATGCAACGGGTGACAACAAGGATGTGATTACGACGTCACGTTTCCCAGGAACGACGTTGGATCGTATTGAGATTCCATTGGATGACGATACGTTTATCATCGACACACCAGGTATCATTCACCAAGACCAAATGGCGCACTATTTGACGCCAAAGGACTTGAAGTACGTTTCGCCACAAAAGGAATTGAAGCCAAAGACTTACCAATTGAACCCACAACAAACATTGTTCATGGGTGCATTGGCACGTTTCGACTTCATTCAAGGTGAGAAGGCTGGTATTACGGCTTACTTTGAGAACAACTTGATGATTCACCGCACGAAGTTGGAAAAGGCTGACGAATTCTACAGCAAGCACGCTGGTGAATTGTTGTTGCCACCAACGACGGAGAACTTGGACATGTTGCCACCATTGCAACGTCACGAGTTCAAGGTAACAGAGAAGACAGATATCGTGATTGACGGTTTGGGCTGGATTACAGTTCCTGCCAACACGGTTGTAGCAGGCTGGGCTCCTGAAGGGGTTTCAGTATTAACACGAAGGGCAATGATTTAA